In a genomic window of Sulfurisphaera tokodaii str. 7:
- the thiC gene encoding phosphomethylpyrimidine synthase ThiC: protein MAIIDDARKGIITDEMKKISLIEKISPEKVRKRIVEGKIMLIRNEKYPSKKIVAIGKGLTTKVNINIGTSSEVVNLDMELEKVKIANKWGDTLMDLSTGGDLDLIRREIIKHSELPVGTVPVYQVFIESFKHKSGGAYFTEDDLLNTIEKHLKDGVAFMTIHAGLTKDLAIRALKSNRIIPIVSRGGDMIAGWMIHNNSENPYRKNWDYILEMFKQYDAVISLGDALRPGATGDAHDEFQIGELLETARLVKSALEKGVQVMVEGPGHVPLNEIAWDVKLMKKLTGGVPYYVLGPLPIDVGAPYDHIASAIGAAIASASGADLLCYLTPAEHLSLPTVEQVEEGAIAYRIAAHAGDIVKLGKKVRNWDDVVSYYRGKLEWEKMISSLIDPERAMKVYTQFGKPKVRACTMCGGYCPMMWAMEQVRKISD from the coding sequence ATGGCAATAATTGATGATGCACGAAAAGGTATTATAACTGATGAAATGAAAAAGATAAGTCTAATTGAGAAAATTTCACCAGAAAAAGTTAGGAAAAGAATAGTAGAAGGAAAAATTATGCTAATTAGAAATGAAAAATATCCTTCTAAAAAGATAGTTGCAATAGGTAAGGGTTTAACAACTAAAGTTAATATAAACATAGGAACATCTAGTGAAGTCGTCAATCTTGATATGGAATTAGAAAAGGTGAAGATTGCAAATAAATGGGGAGATACATTAATGGACTTATCAACTGGAGGAGATTTAGATTTAATTAGAAGGGAAATAATAAAACACTCTGAGCTACCAGTAGGTACTGTTCCAGTTTATCAAGTGTTTATAGAATCTTTTAAGCATAAATCTGGTGGAGCATATTTCACAGAAGATGATTTGTTAAATACTATAGAAAAACATTTAAAAGATGGGGTTGCTTTTATGACGATTCATGCGGGTTTAACAAAGGATTTAGCTATAAGGGCTTTGAAAAGCAACAGGATAATCCCTATAGTATCTAGAGGAGGAGATATGATAGCAGGGTGGATGATTCATAATAACTCTGAGAATCCATATAGAAAGAACTGGGATTATATATTAGAAATGTTTAAACAATATGATGCAGTAATCTCATTAGGAGACGCTTTAAGACCTGGAGCTACTGGAGATGCTCATGATGAGTTCCAGATAGGAGAATTATTAGAAACAGCGAGACTAGTAAAGAGTGCACTTGAGAAAGGAGTTCAGGTAATGGTAGAAGGACCAGGTCATGTTCCATTAAATGAGATAGCGTGGGACGTAAAGTTAATGAAAAAGCTTACTGGTGGTGTTCCTTATTACGTTTTAGGTCCTTTGCCAATAGATGTTGGTGCACCATATGATCATATTGCCTCAGCTATAGGTGCGGCAATTGCCTCAGCAAGTGGTGCTGACTTATTATGTTATCTAACTCCAGCAGAACACTTAAGTTTACCAACTGTTGAACAAGTTGAAGAAGGAGCGATAGCTTATAGAATTGCCGCTCATGCTGGAGATATTGTAAAATTGGGTAAAAAAGTTAGAAACTGGGATGATGTAGTAAGTTATTATAGAGGAAAATTGGAATGGGAAAAAATGATATCGTCATTAATAGATCCCGAAAGGGCTATGAAAGTCTATACGCAATTTGGTAAACCGAAAGTTAGGGCATGTACTATGTGTGGTGGTTATTGTCCTATGATGTGGGCAATGGAGCAGGTAAGGAAAATTAGTGACTAG
- a CDS encoding STK_08120 family protein — translation MELEYNFETNTPKDVILEYISNPENLLKYVPAFKSLKRLDENSWELEVKWLFTIKLKVKRIIGTDEVTYTIEKTEGLIKISASLRYVILTPKNRNTILKIIFSYEGPFESIAKKQTEEYYRRGVEIFKRDLEKLEEKHLNIQRVTTKFDILNMKTILAKGIKRGEIEDILTRAMIESVNSRVLVILSDDKTIVELIFENGSLEDSKGDINTLGENIKVLMKISQIMETKNRTS, via the coding sequence ATGGAATTAGAATATAATTTTGAAACGAATACTCCTAAAGACGTTATTTTAGAATACATTTCAAACCCAGAAAACTTATTAAAATATGTTCCTGCGTTTAAAAGTTTAAAGAGACTCGATGAGAATAGTTGGGAGTTGGAGGTTAAATGGTTATTTACAATTAAACTTAAAGTGAAAAGAATTATTGGAACAGATGAAGTTACATATACTATTGAGAAAACTGAAGGGTTGATAAAAATATCAGCATCCCTAAGATATGTGATTTTAACTCCTAAAAATAGGAATACTATACTTAAGATTATATTCTCTTATGAGGGACCATTTGAAAGTATAGCTAAGAAACAGACTGAAGAATACTATAGAAGAGGAGTTGAAATATTTAAACGAGACCTTGAGAAACTAGAGGAAAAGCACTTAAATATTCAGAGAGTTACAACTAAATTTGATATATTAAACATGAAAACAATACTTGCAAAAGGGATAAAAAGGGGTGAAATTGAAGATATTTTAACTAGAGCTATGATAGAAAGTGTGAACTCGAGAGTATTAGTAATATTAAGTGATGACAAAACAATTGTTGAACTTATATTTGAAAACGGATCTTTAGAAGATTCAAAAGGAGATATTAACACTCTAGGAGAAAACATTAAAGTTTTAATGAAAATCTCTCAAATTATGGAAACCAAAAATAGGACCTCATAA
- a CDS encoding dihydrolipoyl dehydrogenase family protein yields the protein MIVVIGSGPAGIYGAFTASALGEKVKLIEEKERLGGTCVLYGCIPSKAMLHPLYLKYSLERLGKKIDFSYEELIKLAQDAISRISKGVEYMLESYGVEVIYGRGVLKSKEIEVSGQTLYPDKVLVATGTLKPEINGTIASDDLPYLNKEFNSVTVIGGGVGGIEYGWLLHKIGKEVHIVEKENLLLPKHDMDLRNYVTNHFKRIGVKLHLGVEAKIENNKVKLSNGEEIKSDIILMSFGRKPNLTGVESLPHDYWIKVNEYMETPIKDIYAAGDITGSFTAHEAIHKGYIAGLNMKGIKKPYDSSAVPKVIYTSPQIAYVGNTNSGRCMKMEFSGLARAIAEKETEGFLKICVENEKVIGGVAFSERAEEIISLLALGIKFKGSLDELLDFQYPHPSYLEMIWEILRKIKWG from the coding sequence ATGATTGTTGTTATAGGCTCTGGTCCTGCCGGAATATATGGTGCATTTACAGCTTCTGCTTTAGGAGAAAAAGTTAAGCTTATCGAGGAAAAAGAAAGGTTAGGTGGAACTTGTGTTTTATATGGTTGTATTCCTTCAAAAGCAATGTTACATCCACTTTATTTAAAGTATTCTTTGGAAAGGTTGGGAAAGAAAATCGATTTTAGCTATGAAGAACTGATCAAGCTTGCCCAAGATGCGATTTCAAGGATCTCAAAAGGAGTTGAATACATGTTAGAAAGTTACGGTGTTGAAGTCATTTATGGTAGAGGAGTACTTAAAAGCAAAGAAATTGAAGTTTCTGGTCAAACTTTATACCCAGATAAAGTACTAGTAGCAACTGGAACTTTAAAACCAGAAATTAATGGAACTATAGCTTCAGACGATTTGCCGTATCTTAATAAAGAGTTTAATTCAGTAACCGTAATTGGTGGTGGTGTAGGGGGTATTGAATATGGCTGGTTGTTACACAAAATAGGGAAAGAAGTACATATAGTAGAGAAAGAAAATTTACTTTTACCGAAACATGATATGGATTTAAGAAATTACGTAACTAACCACTTTAAGAGAATTGGAGTTAAACTTCATTTAGGAGTGGAGGCTAAGATAGAGAATAATAAAGTTAAACTCTCGAATGGAGAAGAAATTAAGAGCGATATTATTTTAATGAGTTTTGGAAGAAAACCTAATCTTACTGGGGTTGAAAGTCTACCTCATGATTATTGGATAAAGGTTAACGAGTACATGGAAACTCCGATAAAAGACATTTACGCTGCTGGTGATATAACTGGTTCATTTACAGCACATGAAGCAATACATAAAGGATATATAGCTGGGCTTAATATGAAAGGAATCAAAAAACCTTATGATAGTTCTGCTGTTCCAAAGGTTATTTATACATCACCACAAATTGCTTACGTCGGAAACACAAATAGTGGTAGATGTATGAAAATGGAATTTTCTGGGTTAGCTAGAGCTATTGCAGAAAAGGAGACTGAAGGATTTTTAAAGATCTGTGTGGAAAATGAAAAAGTAATAGGTGGTGTTGCATTTTCAGAAAGGGCTGAAGAAATTATCTCTCTTTTGGCTTTAGGGATTAAGTTTAAGGGAAGTTTAGATGAGCTTCTCGATTTCCAGTATCCACATCCTTCTTATCTTGAAATGATATGGGAAATTTTAAGAAAAATTAAGTGGGGATAA
- a CDS encoding APC family permease has product MSQEKKSLFLRESSGLVREVSPWASMSATFGLVTGGVPILIISWLFTAPGANWVLAFLLALPPTLGMAFLFYVAGISMPRAGGDYVFNSRAVHPAVGFVNYWGLFIGFALSLGYYSYLAAQWFAYLFSGIGLAYSNQYFLNIGKFLGTTEAEVILGTIVVIISTALAMIPRFQWKFVLWGGIISLLSSIIMFIALAQISPSQFALALSKNVGIPNAYSEVIQNAESNGLTFYPALYASFLALPVVWYYYTWYNLPASWSGEMKRPKMNVLYSIILAILVISAYYILIVYFSEKAFGASFLTSWSYISYNGINDTVYNTLSNIGDFIPYFAFIVNHSLPLFIIMFIALWLPNFYSNPPLVVALVRYLFAWSFDRVMPPWLADVNDRFKSPLKATVLVGILGEIGVLLYAFNTPVAIVDTTVVFEVGYAIFAISTALMPFVRKDLYKRAVQHKWNIAGIPVISIIGFAVFGFLMWVLTLTWNNPVLLPVNFVTILSLGIIYGAGVLIYVIGYLLNRRNGIDLNLLFNEVPPE; this is encoded by the coding sequence ATGTCCCAAGAGAAAAAATCTCTATTCTTAAGAGAGAGTTCCGGTCTAGTGAGAGAAGTTAGCCCCTGGGCATCAATGTCAGCAACTTTCGGATTAGTAACTGGTGGTGTACCAATTCTTATAATTTCATGGCTTTTCACAGCACCGGGGGCGAATTGGGTATTAGCCTTCTTACTAGCTTTACCCCCAACTTTAGGAATGGCATTTCTTTTTTATGTAGCTGGAATTTCAATGCCTAGAGCCGGAGGAGATTATGTTTTTAATAGTAGGGCAGTTCACCCAGCAGTAGGTTTTGTAAATTATTGGGGTCTATTTATAGGTTTTGCACTTTCTTTAGGGTATTATAGTTACTTAGCTGCACAATGGTTCGCATATCTATTCTCTGGTATTGGATTAGCTTACAGTAATCAATACTTTCTAAATATAGGCAAGTTCTTAGGAACTACTGAAGCTGAGGTAATTTTAGGAACAATTGTAGTCATAATTTCAACAGCTTTAGCTATGATACCTAGATTCCAATGGAAGTTTGTGTTATGGGGAGGTATAATTTCCCTTTTATCTAGTATCATAATGTTTATTGCATTAGCTCAAATAAGTCCATCTCAGTTCGCGCTAGCCCTAAGTAAGAATGTTGGGATACCAAATGCTTATAGTGAAGTTATTCAAAACGCGGAAAGTAATGGATTAACATTTTATCCAGCTTTATATGCGTCATTTTTAGCATTACCAGTAGTCTGGTACTATTATACATGGTATAATTTACCAGCTTCATGGTCAGGGGAAATGAAAAGACCTAAAATGAACGTACTTTATTCAATAATCCTAGCAATACTGGTAATATCAGCATATTATATTTTAATAGTATACTTCAGTGAGAAAGCTTTTGGTGCATCTTTCCTTACTTCGTGGAGTTATATATCGTATAATGGTATTAATGACACTGTTTATAACACTCTAAGTAATATAGGAGATTTTATACCATACTTCGCATTCATTGTAAATCACAGTTTACCACTATTCATTATCATGTTTATTGCATTATGGTTACCAAACTTTTATAGTAACCCACCGTTAGTTGTAGCATTAGTAAGATATCTGTTCGCATGGTCTTTTGATAGGGTTATGCCGCCATGGTTAGCTGATGTTAATGATAGATTTAAGTCGCCATTAAAGGCTACAGTATTAGTTGGTATTTTAGGTGAAATTGGAGTATTACTTTATGCATTTAACACACCAGTAGCTATTGTAGATACTACTGTAGTATTTGAAGTGGGATATGCAATTTTCGCAATATCTACTGCACTAATGCCATTTGTAAGAAAAGATCTTTATAAAAGAGCTGTTCAGCATAAATGGAACATTGCTGGTATCCCAGTTATATCAATAATTGGATTTGCCGTTTTCGGCTTTCTTATGTGGGTGCTAACCCTCACCTGGAATAACCCTGTGTTACTACCAGTGAATTTTGTGACTATTCTATCTCTAGGAATAATATATGGAGCTGGAGTCCTAATATATGTTATAGGTTATCTATTAAATAGAAGAAACGGAATAGACCTTAACTTACTATTTAATGAAGTTCCACCAGAATAA
- a CDS encoding cation:proton antiporter, translating into MVSLLVDSLLYLGIMLILAKLAEEAFSRLNLVRFVGPIIVGVLLGPGVLDLVKINIIISFITSLGIVFLLFLAGAEELGEKLKVESKDYFSFLIELSLPILIISILLLYFKIFSLLLVIPLAMTSAGPLTRLLIDLGISKHKIGLALFYQSVLNEIVAVVLFAIFSKFQILDIISILLVVLFIFLGGGKIAKLLELIEGYVKVREIEFATIISVIFIIGYVAEVFSFNSAITALFLGFLLRDYLKDRPYLIERLRAFTYGFFEPLFFVSIGLYFVKISPTLLLLSLITFLVTIGSKFFAGLISAKIQGIDPVINGLGTSMKGGVDVSLLISALTSNLITPYQYSFSSLAITFSSLVLPLLFRMKFGKPKIQENKINLQQPVLNIIKNQTVVNCYQTLREAIGIINERGYRAIVVVDENFRPLGYVSVSQLLEIDPNDYEILKVCDIYKNEVKILEKKSKVIDVLRVFRETEEPVVVIVDDDGRLLSVVYERELLRYLTPIQ; encoded by the coding sequence ATCGTGTCTCTCCTAGTAGATAGTTTATTATATTTAGGAATTATGTTAATATTAGCCAAATTAGCTGAAGAAGCATTTAGTAGACTTAATCTAGTTAGATTCGTAGGTCCTATAATTGTAGGAGTCCTACTTGGTCCAGGAGTGCTTGATTTAGTTAAAATTAATATTATAATCTCTTTTATAACGTCACTAGGTATAGTCTTTCTTCTCTTTTTAGCTGGAGCAGAAGAGTTAGGTGAAAAATTAAAAGTCGAGAGTAAAGATTATTTTTCTTTTCTCATTGAGTTATCATTACCAATATTGATAATAAGTATTTTACTTTTGTATTTCAAAATTTTTTCACTACTCTTAGTAATTCCTTTAGCTATGACTAGTGCTGGTCCTTTAACTAGATTATTAATAGATCTAGGAATATCCAAACATAAAATAGGGTTAGCACTGTTTTACCAATCAGTTTTAAATGAAATAGTTGCAGTTGTTCTTTTTGCAATATTTTCAAAATTTCAGATACTAGATATAATCAGCATATTACTTGTTGTTCTTTTTATATTCTTAGGAGGTGGTAAGATTGCTAAACTATTAGAATTAATTGAGGGTTACGTAAAGGTCAGAGAAATAGAATTTGCCACAATAATATCTGTTATATTTATTATAGGTTATGTAGCAGAAGTGTTTAGCTTCAACTCTGCTATTACAGCGTTATTTTTAGGTTTTTTGTTAAGAGACTACCTAAAGGATAGGCCGTACTTAATAGAGAGATTGAGGGCTTTTACATATGGTTTCTTTGAACCCTTATTTTTCGTAAGTATAGGTTTATACTTCGTAAAAATTTCTCCAACATTACTTTTGCTTTCCTTAATTACTTTTCTCGTGACTATAGGTTCTAAATTCTTTGCTGGACTTATTTCAGCGAAAATTCAAGGAATAGATCCGGTGATAAACGGGCTTGGAACCTCAATGAAAGGCGGAGTAGACGTTTCGTTATTAATCTCTGCTCTTACCTCTAATTTAATAACACCATATCAGTACTCTTTCTCGTCCTTAGCAATAACATTTTCCAGCCTAGTCTTACCCCTTTTATTTAGAATGAAATTTGGAAAGCCAAAAATTCAAGAAAATAAAATCAATCTTCAACAGCCTGTGTTAAACATTATTAAAAATCAAACTGTTGTAAATTGCTACCAAACATTAAGAGAAGCAATAGGAATAATTAATGAGAGAGGTTATAGAGCTATAGTAGTTGTTGACGAGAATTTTAGACCTTTAGGTTATGTCTCAGTAAGTCAGTTACTGGAAATTGATCCAAATGACTATGAAATTCTAAAAGTTTGTGATATTTACAAGAATGAGGTCAAAATACTAGAAAAGAAAAGCAAAGTAATAGATGTTTTAAGAGTTTTTAGAGAAACTGAAGAACCCGTAGTTGTCATTGTTGATGATGACGGGAGATTATTGAGTGTAGTTTATGAGAGGGAGTTGTTAAGATACCTTACTCCTATTCAGTAG
- a CDS encoding 4Fe-4S binding protein, whose amino-acid sequence MNLLILFSIAISMLLVMFYVIYEVKNWRSDRRVLVAIYVEGMMLVMNLGAYLYLLLHDLFLFLVINGAYMIFGLYAILNIKSISRSIAYVLFSSFMIISEVFMGSLFYILQTGLPANLDSSVENPWFVTVMVAEMIFTLMVSFKRLDKTLRNYLISLLLLMPWFPVIFSNYAFLFSSIIMIGATILVYETLYNQRLRATQETFTTIELMSIFTLMMIGGFIYFLTFSLTVYDVSMLIAMVWFIYRTVIGPNPRKGNYLRDTKIAFSIIFLTFIMEFFMGGVLDFVMGLFSPGIKGFISSLSLPWTGNIIWDGIDVVGSILGSTWFLIMMGIEMGFLAFKKMLEIRVREVKIRMALMILAYAIYSIYIPSFSPLSSSLPYIPYMWSMGIGTLAPVSNSVLLGLIGTYIIYAILSFLFGSRNLCAVTCTAPMMYQGNFYDSLKVYNRTSKIGKKLLTSKSKYYRPIALSVSVLVLIAAVISYLNSLGIISFTIFNTDITVLIYFIWFDIMWYLIFISIPFLGTFACVTTGYCYWGVFNQAISRIGLFRLKVKNPQQCIECKTVDCANACPVGLTDMRGEFIRKGEFRSIKCVGIGECIDACPYNNIFIYDVRNWIKERFRGK is encoded by the coding sequence ATGAATTTACTGATTTTATTTTCAATTGCAATTTCCATGTTATTAGTTATGTTCTATGTTATCTATGAAGTAAAGAATTGGAGGAGTGATAGGAGAGTTTTAGTTGCTATCTATGTAGAAGGAATGATGCTAGTAATGAATTTAGGTGCTTATCTTTATCTTTTGCTTCACGATCTCTTTCTATTTCTTGTAATAAATGGAGCTTATATGATATTTGGCCTCTATGCTATCCTTAATATCAAATCTATATCAAGAAGTATAGCATATGTTCTGTTTTCCTCATTTATGATTATTTCTGAAGTATTTATGGGTTCGCTTTTTTACATTCTTCAAACTGGTTTACCAGCTAATCTTGATTCCTCTGTAGAAAATCCATGGTTTGTCACAGTTATGGTTGCTGAAATGATCTTTACATTAATGGTATCTTTTAAGAGACTTGATAAGACGTTAAGAAATTATCTTATAAGCTTACTTTTATTAATGCCTTGGTTTCCTGTGATTTTCTCTAACTATGCCTTCTTATTCTCTTCAATAATAATGATAGGTGCTACTATATTAGTTTACGAGACTCTGTATAATCAGAGATTAAGAGCTACTCAAGAGACCTTTACTACAATAGAATTAATGAGTATATTTACTCTTATGATGATAGGAGGATTTATCTATTTTCTAACATTTTCCCTTACTGTCTACGATGTTTCAATGCTAATTGCAATGGTTTGGTTTATTTATAGGACTGTTATAGGACCCAATCCGAGAAAAGGAAATTATCTGAGAGATACAAAGATTGCATTCTCGATAATTTTTCTGACATTTATCATGGAATTCTTCATGGGGGGTGTTTTAGATTTCGTTATGGGATTATTTTCCCCAGGCATTAAAGGCTTTATTTCCTCACTTAGTCTACCATGGACAGGAAATATAATTTGGGATGGTATTGATGTAGTAGGCAGTATACTAGGGAGTACTTGGTTCTTAATAATGATGGGAATAGAAATGGGATTCTTAGCTTTTAAGAAAATGCTAGAGATCAGAGTAAGAGAAGTTAAAATAAGAATGGCTTTAATGATATTAGCATATGCAATTTATTCAATATACATACCTAGCTTCTCTCCCTTATCATCCTCATTACCATATATACCATATATGTGGAGCATGGGTATTGGAACCTTAGCACCAGTCAGTAATTCTGTCTTATTAGGTTTAATAGGAACTTATATTATTTACGCAATTCTCTCATTCCTATTTGGCTCAAGAAATTTGTGCGCTGTGACGTGTACAGCCCCAATGATGTATCAAGGGAACTTTTATGACTCTTTAAAGGTTTATAATAGGACATCTAAAATCGGTAAGAAATTATTAACTAGTAAGAGTAAATATTATAGACCCATAGCCTTATCTGTTTCTGTTCTTGTTCTAATTGCAGCAGTGATATCTTACTTAAATAGTCTAGGAATAATCTCCTTCACAATTTTTAACACTGATATTACTGTTCTAATTTATTTCATTTGGTTCGATATTATGTGGTATCTAATATTCATCTCAATACCCTTCTTAGGTACTTTTGCATGTGTAACTACTGGCTATTGTTATTGGGGAGTTTTCAACCAAGCAATAAGCAGAATAGGGCTCTTTAGACTTAAAGTTAAGAACCCACAGCAATGTATAGAATGCAAGACTGTAGATTGTGCAAATGCTTGCCCAGTAGGTTTGACTGATATGAGAGGCGAGTTTATTAGAAAAGGTGAGTTTAGGTCAATAAAGTGTGTTGGAATTGGAGAGTGTATTGATGCGTGTCCATATAATAACATATTTATTTATGATGTGAGAAATTGGATAAAAGAAAGATTTAGAGGGAAGTAA